One region of Wyeomyia smithii strain HCP4-BCI-WySm-NY-G18 chromosome 3, ASM2978416v1, whole genome shotgun sequence genomic DNA includes:
- the LOC129733274 gene encoding uncharacterized protein K02A2.6-like: MLQNVSNALSSANWSKDVRRYQAVEKDLTVEDGILIKTGCAVIPKSLRTKALEVAHIGHPSTAKMKSIVRQRIWWPGISKDVEKWVEGCRTCAINGKPEKRTPMERIFIPKTVWETIAMDFNGPYVKFGGILILVIVDYRYVFARPVKSTSFEYTRKVLEEIFEKEGYPKCIKTDNGPPFSGDDYKTFCAQRGINTIYSTPLFPQQNGLVESCMKIINKAMIAASIENTNYLKELQRAINAYNAAVHGVTKVPPEEIMLGRRVKRSLALLRHRKASFDEDILEKSDRESKLSSKLREDARRGARKCTVKPGDMVIIERHTRAKVDSRFNPIRYKVMDEKTGNSTLNNDDGHVLKRHVSQTRKISVWRNSSKSEDTGQPRQTFTEPIKITDMTETATTSRALRKRKAPSSMNYTNQ; this comes from the coding sequence ATGCTTCAAAACGTGTCGAATGCTTTATCTTCAGCAAACTGGTCTAAAGATGTGAGAAGGTATCAGGCGGTAGAGAAGGACTTGACAGTAGAAGATGGCATTTTAATCAAGACAGGATGTGCTGTGATACCTAAATCACTCCGAACAAAGGCTTTGGAAGTTGCTCATATAGGTCACCCTTCAACAGCCAAAATGAAGAGCATCGTAAGGCAGCGTATATGGTGGCCCGGAATCTCGAAAGACGTAGAAAAATGGGTTGAAGGATGTAGAACGTGTGCCATCAACGGAAAACCAGAAAAACGAACCCCGATGGAACGAatttttatacctaaaactgTTTGGGAAACAATAGCCATGGACTTTAATGGTCCTTACGTCAAGTTCGGTGGTATTTTAATCCTAGTAATTGTGGATTATCGGTACGTTTTTGCCAGACCTGTGAAGTCTACCAGTTTCGAGTATACCAGGAAGGTACTTGAAGAGATTTTCGAGAAAGAAGGTTATCCTAAGTGTATAAAAACCGATAATGGACCACCATTCAGTGGGGACGATTATAAAACTTTCTGCGCCCAGCGAGGAATCAACACGATCTACTCTACTCCTTTATTCCCGCAACAAAACGGGTTGGTAGAATCGTGTATGAAAATTATCAATAAAGCAATGATAGCAGCATCAATCGAAAATACGAACTACCTAAAAGAGTTACAACGAGCAATCAATGCGTATAACGCTGCGGTGCATGGCGTAACTAAGGTGCCACCCGAGGAAATCATGCTTGGTCGAAGAGTAAAACGTAGTCTTGCTCTTCTACGGCACAGAAAAGCATCGTTTGACGAAGATATTTTGGAGAAATCTGACCGGGAATCAAAGCTTTCGAGTAAACTTCGCGAAGACGCCAGACGTGGCGCACGAAAATGCACGGTTAAGCCCGGAGATATGGTCATTATTGAGCGACACACACGTGCAAAAGTCGATTCTCGTTTCAATCCAATACGATATAAAGTGATGGATGAAAAAACCGGCAACTCAACTCTGAACAATGATGACGGACATGTGTTAAAACGGCATGTCTCCCAGACTAGAAAGATATCCGTTTGGCGCAACAGCAGCAAATCCGAAGACACCGGTCAACCTCGCCAGACTTTCACAGAACCGATCAAAATCACAGACATGACAGAGACCGCAACGACATCGCGAGCGCTCCGTAAGAGAAAGGCTCCTTCATCTATGAATTACACTaatcagtga